The genomic stretch GTCCCAGAAGAGAAAATGGTGAACTCGGTATTATCGCAAAAgcatgcattttaaacaatGATGGGATATCATTAGAAGTAACCAGAAATGTTGGTGTCATTTCACATCTCACAGGTACACCATTGATTCCCACAGAGTTTACATGTTTTCCTGTAATCGAGCCCTCATAGACAAGAGAGGATAACGACGAGATCGTTGCCCCCGTATCTATAAGAAAGACATAGGGTTTATGgtcaacatttaattcaataaatggCAAAACAGTTGACACATTTGGATAACTCAAAGAAATCAGTGAAAAATTATCAGAAGAGGTCTTAGTCGAACTCAGTCATTGTTGCCAGGAAATGGGATACACTGGATTTTGTCTGTCAGTCTTTGCAGAAGGGAGCGCAAGTGGGGGCTTTTGCTTCAAGCCTCCACCAGAGCCCTTCTTCTTCTGCTTTTCTGACCTCTGCCTCAAATCCCAAGCCTTTTTTCTACAGTCACGTTCCAGATGTCCTGgcttgccacaataaaaacagcgTCTCACATTTCCAAATTGTTGTGGACGAGGATTCACAGCAGCATTCACTTGAAGCATTGCAGGAGTTTTGCCCCTGGAGACATCAAAAGCTCCAGCAGAGGAAAGCTCACGCAAGCGTCGTCCCAATTCATCAACAGAAATGGTAGTAATATTTGGAGTTGTTATACGAATTAACTGCGCAGTGTCTTTGTTCATATTATTTAGGAACGTATTTAAGAACAATGGACAATTTTGTTCAATAGGAATCGCAGATTCCTCAACCCATGCATGTTTAAATCTGTTAAAGAATGCAACAGGGCTTTCACCAGTTCTCTGTTTGGTATTGGCTGCATGCGAGATGTCTTGTTTAGCAGAAGACACTTTTAACAAAAAAGCAGTCAATTGCTTGAAAAAAACTTTAAGTTTACCTGAGCTGGCCCAAACCCAATCACCTGCTTCGTCCTCATCTTCCTCTGAATCAGTAATTAGAAGTACTCGTGAAGGTTTAGACAAATCAAGGGGCTTCGAATTTCCAGCTTTCTGAGATACAACACGACGAACAGGCGGTGTATCGTACATGGGGTTTAAGTAATCAACTTCTTCAATCATTTCCTCCTCTGTGATTTCCGCAGGCAGTGTTTTAGTCAAAATAGAACGATAATCTCGTCCCGTCAATTGACTGTAGGCAGTTAACCGTTGCAGCACTGCCACAAATTGATGTGGTGACCTAGCCGGATCAGGCAGATCTTTGCAAATAGCCACTGCCTCCGTAACACTCAGAGGAGTAATTTTGTAACCATCTGGAAGCTGTACAAACGGAAAAACTTCAGTTGTGGACGGCAACTGCGGATACAATCGATTGGTCAAGGGCTTTGGAATTtcagcagaaacaacacattcataTGGAGGAAGGGACGTATCAGGTTTCAActgagactgagagagagagctgtcTTGTTTTTTCAACTCTGGACCCTTATCCCAATAAGTTTTCATCTTCATCCAAGCTTTATACGCATCTTTCATATAATCAATTGGCCATCCTGGGTCACCCCAAGAACCAAAGATCATATCTTTTGCAGCATGCATATCTTCATCTTTAAAAGAACCATCGCGGGGAAACGGATCTAATTGTATTTTCCCTTCTGACCATCCCGCGAGATTAGAGAGATAGGGTTCAGTAAAAAACGCTTTGAGGAtaacaccaaaaaatgaaagggTGATCAATCCTCTTTCACTCTTCCCGCATTTATCTAAATACGAGGATATCCACTTttaacaaatatgaaaaaagtGCGGCACAAAAATACAAGGATCAATTTCTCAACAGACAGTAAGATGCACttaagcattttatttcttacCTGTCTGGAgaaatcccggacgagcccccaaattgttaggtttttgctcctaattcgtgcctcatcccagacctcttatttggcaattgaatgagcaatcactcagcgctgagggagaatatagtctcattttattgataagaaaagagagaatatatagaaagagtacAAGGGGTGTAGTATAGTTTCAGCCAATGAGAAAGAGAATACATCATATAGTTTATGGTATAGGAATgtgatacatatagaaaaacaagtctaaatatggtcatcTACTGGTCAGGTACCCATGAGGTCCCTTAGCATCCCAAGGACCTTCTCCTATTCTGGTAATACAGAAAAGCAGGGACCATTCCCTGTTTCACATTCACTCCTAGTAGAGCCTTATATGGAAATGGTTCTGGTACATAGAAAACCATATGTTAAGACATAGTATACAACTTTGACAGAGGGAAAAAAAGGAGCCTCAGTCCACATACTTTCAATGCTGAGACCAACAAAAAATCTATCAAGCCCTTTCCAGCGACACCCTCCCCGAGCCAAGGGGTCGTTGTGTTCTCCAGATATATAAGGCAAAAAGTCAAAACCTTTGACCGCCCGTAACTCCAGGACCTCGAGGTCGGACTCGTTCGATAGAGGCCCCCAGAGACCTTCCTTTGATCTGAATTTCAGAATTTTTCTCCACAGTGTTCCCGGGTGATATGAGCTGAAGACTCAAAGATATGCCACTTTCCCAATAAAACCCTATAACTGTACTAAGCACACTCAGTTGGATGCATTCCGTTACCTTTTAAGTCATTTGGGACCTTCTGGTACttaggttttattttaaatgaaatgtgtaTAAGACATGtgttttgcaccaaaaaaagaCATGACAGTAGGaacatttcaaacatttattgaacagtaaaaaacagaacacaagaacacaataaacagaacaaatgaaagaaaatgtaaataaaaatccTCAATCCGCCTCAAGAATCCCTTCCTCGGCTCGCACACTTTGCACCGCTGAAAAAAAACGAGAAAGGCAAAGCGTCAGTAAACACACCTACTCGTCACACAAACGGTTTAAACGAGCCCCCCGTGACAAGACGGAGTTACGTAAGCGGATTCCCTCGGGTAGTGGTTGTGGTTCCGCGAGCGGCTCCCAAAAGGCGAGGAGACAGACGATGGCAGAGATCTGGCCGTGCATCGTCCGCTGCAGGCTGGCGTGACATGACACACGGCCGACTACCTCCCGGAGATTCACAAGTCTCCTCCGGAGGTCTGCGGTCTGTCTGTGCCCCCTCTGCAGCAGGCTTCTATAGCGGATAACACCCCAGTCTGCCTCCCTCAGTGCATCATACAACTTCGAGAGGTCCCTCCTTCTTTTGCTGACCGGGGTGCGGCGGCTCGGACACCGGCTCGGACACCTCGGACACCGCCACCTCCCCCGCCGTGGTTTGGTCTCCTAGACCGCTGTTGGCGTTTACCATCAccttgtgtgtatatatatatatatatatatatatatatatatatatatatatatatatatatatatatatatatatatatgaagagttcagatgcaaaatccGCTAAACGCCACCtctgtcaaaaatgagatagTGACATTGAGCGAATGCTTACGGCATGTAGTACACGTTCAACAAATCATGTGCTTCAAATCCTCTAAATCGCAGCGtcagcccattcagaaataTCGGTTTGTTTGCAAAAGCCTCTAAACGCCACTTCCCTTTGGCAGCAAAAGCCGCTATATTCCGAGAACCAATCAGAAGGCGCAAATCGAATCATATGATTCTGAGCGGTTTCAATATAGCGGCGCGCTGAGGAGATTTTTTTAGATTCAGATTCAGattgagatttttaaaataaaagatggaGTACGATGAAATGGATCAGCCTGTCCTACTAACATTGAATGGCAGAAGAAAACGTTATTTACCTCAAAACTCTGCCTGTCATAAGGCAAAATACAGTGGAAATGGCTTGGTCGCAATTGTATCATGCACTCATAACAGTTATTCGCACAGTGCCGTTACTTTGAAGGAATCAGATTTATTATACATCAAACAACAGCTCTATTTCGCCAGAAAACCTAGAAAACCCGCTAGAAAACCCGAAGGCCCATGACCTCGAGGTTGGACTCTTTCAAAAGGGGACCCCGAGACCTTTCCAAAGAGACCCTCCACGAGTTCCGGGGCCACTCGGTTCCCGAGATATGAATTTTTAAAGTTTCAACAGGAAAAAAGACCATAACTCTGGAACCCATAAAGCTATCCTAGCAGCACCGGTCTCGTTCGAACCGTCTAATCGAGTTCTACACGCGGTTCAAATTTCAGAACGGTCCGCCACGTCTCCGCGGAGGTATTCGATCAAAACGATCCGGCGCTTTTCAAAATGGCGGCCCCCATAGAAAAGCGCTATTCTCGGCCAACTTTTGCTCATAACTCGGGAACACAAAGCCCCAGAACGCTCAAACTTTGGTCAAAAACTCCTCTCTGCCCCACGACCTGAACACATCCGTCGCGGGCCCCGGGGACGCCCCCGAACTTCCACGGGCTCTTGCTCCCGAACCCGGGGGCCCCCGACCTTGGGGTTGGTCTTGTTCGACGGGGCCTTTCCAACAAGACCCTTCACGAGGTCCGGGGCCACTGCGTTCTCGAGATATAAGGCAAAAAACGCCCAGACTTTGACCGCCCGTAACTCCAGGACCCCGGGGCCCAGGACCTCGGGAGAGGGCGCGTTCGATAGAGGCCCCCGAGGCCTTCCTTTGACCTGAATTTCAGAATTTTCCTCCACAGCGTTCCCGAGATATAAGCAGAAAACCCAAGCACCACAGTTCCCATGTATTCAATGGCCCCACACAACAACTTCCCCAGACACAGTGTTTATAGATGATGtattttgaataaagttttATGGATTAAAAACCCTGTACTAAGCACACTCTGTCGGATACATCCCACTTTCAAGTTTCAAGTTTGTTTTGCAACCAAAAAAGACAAGAACACAACTGaaagaacaattttttttattttttatttaaaagaacaacatataaaaaaacacagcattaaaaacaaaacaaccaaCTACCAagtaaaataaaactttcttGGAAGCCAACTCCCCATGGTGGACCGGTGGAATAAGTTCACCTGAAACACAAACCATCAATTTAAGTTCACTTATTGAGTAACTTCAGCACTACTAGGATTCTGATGATCCACGGATTCCTACCCCATATCTGCATCATGGCCCGTTCCTCCGCCGCCGTGGCCGGTGAGGCCGCCACCCGAGGCGGTGAGGCCGTCACCCGAGGCGGTTGAACGCCGGGTGGGGCCTCGGGCTGGGAGAAGTCGGGGACCAGGGGGATCGCCGGCTCAGAATCCCTCAAGACTCTGAGCTTCCCCGCGGTCATCGACCTCTCCAGCGACCTCACCGTCTCTGAGCGCGATGACTccttaaacattataaaaacaacatttcagtATTCTTTAAAACAGACAGCTATTTCATACATTAATGTAAAAGTTTTAGTTTAAGACTGACTTACCGACATGCCCCTGTGCACGAACAGGGAACGCCCACTAATCAAAAATGCCCCGCCcacttttaattaaaatttttttttttttttagcatatttttagtaatattttttttcttttctttttttttttttagatttttttttttttttttttttttttttttggtcagtaTTATTTTGCCCtcaattgtttttaaattaaacgtGTATAAAAAATATGTGTTGCATCAAAAAAAGACATGACAGTAGGAACGTTTGgaacatttattcaacaataaaaaaacacaaaaagaacACGAGAACacaataaacagaacaataaaaaaaaggcaaataaaaatttaaaagaaaactgTTTGTTTCCGTGCCCTCTTGGCAACCTTCAGCAGCATCATCCGCTTCAGGGGTGATAGGTGAGCCCGAGGGAATCCCTTCTTCTTTGGCATGCCCTGTTTGCGCCGCTTGGACGGCGTAGTCGTCTCCTGAAAAGAAAAACGAGAAAGAGTCAGCAAACACACAACGCACAAACGGTTAAACGAGCCCCCACCCAGTGAGAGAAGGACTTACGGAAGCGGATTCCCCCGGGCGTTGCTCCCCCGACGGGCTGCCAGAGGGCGACGGGCTGGAGGAGGTGGGCGGGCTGGTGGTAGGTGCCCGGCGCTTGCCCGAACTCTTTGCCGGCCTTTTCCCCTTTCGGCCTTTTCTCTGCCTTCGGGGACCCCGGGGCAGCGTCCTCACCCTCCACGGCCACCTCGAACAGGCGGCAGTGTTCGGCCGCCTGCCTGGCATCCAGGTTCAGGGCGTAGAACCGGTCGGCCGTGGAGGTGTCGTGGCACATGAACTGCGCCACCTTCTGCCGATCCCCGGAGGTGTGCAAGTTCTTGGCCTGCGCGGAGAGAGGAAAGCACGGTTAGAAACGACAAACGCACGCACGTCAGAAACTCAGAAACTGGCGGAAAGCCGCGGGGGAACGCTTACGTGACTGGCGATGGAGGTCCTGATGTCCGTAAACGTCGGACTCCCCGGGAGGCCCATCCCAGCCCATGCCTCCTGAAAGTATTGATTCAGGTTCTTGCACGAGCTGGGCTTGGAGGTGAAGAAAAAGTAGTGCGCGTGTTCACCTCCAACCAAGTAGGGCCTCATGTCCAGGAAGTCGGCCAGCCACCCGTACTCCTCGCCACTCAAGGCCAGCTGTGCCGCCCCGAAGGCCTGGTTGGTCTTATGAGTCGAGATCTGCGGAAACAGAGACAAGCGTGTGGTGTGAGAGGGAGAACCGTGAAtgggagagagaaggagagagacagagaaaaacaaaagcacTCACGTTGATCATGAAGCACCCCTCCTGCGATCCGGTCTTGGCCGCCTCCACCTCCGCAATGGTCATGTTTTGGAACACCCCACCGCGATGGCCGTAGATACAGGCCAGGTAGGCGGTGAGGTGCCCGTAGAAGGACCATTGCAGGGCCCTGTCGGCCGTCTCTCTGAGACGGGCTGCGAGAAAAGAGAGAAGCGTTAAGTGTCAAGGCGCGTGCGAGGTCGGAGAGACGAGTGTGAGAGGAGGCAAAAACTCACCCAGGATGTCAGGGATGGCGGCCTTGGTGGAGGCGACGCACTGGCGGAGAGTGGCCTTGGTGATGAGGCGGCCCGCCTTGGCCTGTTTAACCCTCACCTCGTGCATGACCACTTTCCGCCGCACTGACCGGATCATCGTCTTTATCTCCCGGTTCAGCCCCACCATGACCGTCCGGGAGAGTCGGCAGGTGGGCGGCGGGGTCTCGGCCACGTAGGCCAGGAACTGGGCCACGTTTTTGAGATAGTGGTGCACAGTCGGCTCCGCGATCTTGGCCTGGTTCAGGCTGTTGTGTCAAGACCGCATCCTCGCCGTGTGGTTGAGGAAGCCCAGGCTGGCCAGGTCCGTCTGCCACGCCGCCATGTACCAATGAAGTGGCGGATCCTGAATATTTTGGAGGCCACGTTGTTTACGAGCCTCCGTACAGGATCCGCCCCCTCCTGGTGGCCCCGGTACTCCTCGAGGAGGACGTCTGCgaaaagaaaacacacaatggggtcagaacagagagagaaaCTTTGGCCGCAGAGCGAGACGGGGAGAAGCGACAGAGCGCGGTACTCACTCAGGGCCGCCACGTGGTCCGGGAAGGGGTGCTTCTccggagaggaggaggaggaggaggtcgACGCCTTGGTCGGCGGCTGGGGGGCGGGGGCCTGGTTGGAGGCTGGTTCCTCCTCCAAGGGGAGGGCCAAGGGCTCCTCTTCCTCGGCCTCGGCCTCTCCCGGCGCGGGGAGGCGAAAGGAAGACAGCAGCCTGCCGGTCACTTGGGCGAGCTGGCTAGATGGTTTACCCCGCGACCTCCTCTGCAGCAGGCGGTAGCGGCGAGTCACCTTCCTGAGTGACTCGCTTAAAACGTCCACCTGCTTCCGGAGGTCCTCCTTTTCCTCCCGGCAGCTGGGGTTGTTGCAGGCGCTCTGCTGCCCTGCCGCCTCCTCCTCGTCCATAGGAACGCTAGGGTCCTCGAGCTCCTCCGCGCCATGTACGTCCAGGGTGGAGACCATGGCCACGGCCGGGTTGCTGGCCCGCAGCTGATTGGTCAAAAAGTCCCCTCTCCCCCACGACCTGAACACATCCGTCGCGGGCCCCGGGGATGCCCCCTGGCGGATCGCGGATCCGCGGGGCTCCCTAAATTTCGCGGGCTCTAGCTCCCGAACGCGGGGGCCCCCGACCTCGAGGCAAGGCTCGTTCGACGGGGCTCCTCGAGCCCTTTCCAGCGACACCCTCCCCGAGCCAAGGGGTCGTTGCGTTCCCAAGATATAAGGCAAAAATGCCCAGACTTTGACCGCCCGTAACTCTAGGACCCTGGGGCCCAGGACCTCGGGGGAGGGCGCGTTCGATAGAGGCCCCCGAGACCTTcctttgacattattttcagaATTTTCCTCCACAGCGTTCCCGAGATATAAGCAGAAAACCCAAGCACCACAGTTCCCATGTATTCAATGGCCCCACACAACAACTTCCCCAGACACAGTGTTTTTAGATGCAATTTAAGATTTGATGTCAATTTTTACGAATTAAAACACCTCCACTGTACTCGCCGCACTCAGCCGGACACGTTCCAACGATTTTCAAGTCACCCCGAGTGCTTAATTTACACAGAACGGGCAGCGTACAGAAACCCATTATTTGGCGGCCATTACGTAATGGGCAAATGGGATGTTTTTTCATTTCGGTCAATAAAAGCCTTAAATTTGGGGTCAGGACCTAGGGGCGTCGAATGCTAGTACGTGGGGCCCTCTGTAACCGCGTGTCAAAGGGCCGAATTCCTCGGATTTCGGGAAGCGtcttaaaaaaaatcagcaaaaaTATTCACTGAAAACTAAAGACATGTGCTCGTCACTTTTCTCGGCCTTTCGATCCCCGGCGAGGTCGTAGGGCCGCCAAACTTTTCCGTCCGACTCGGGGGCTCGTGGCGAAAAGAAAAATGACGCCCCCTGGCCGATTGGCCCTTTCTAAGTGGCGCCCGCTAACCCACTATGGCAAACTCATTCGAATAATGGGCGAGtgggatgtttttttgtttcggtcaataaaaaacttaaattcgGAATCAGGACCTAGGGGCATCGAACGCCAGTACGTGGGGCCCTCTGTATCCGCGTGTCAAAGGGCCGAATTCCTCGGATTTCGGGAAGcgccttaaaaaaaatcagcaaaaattttcactgaaaattaaagacatgtgcTCGTCACTTTTCTCGGCCTTTCGACCCCCGACGAAGTCGTAGGGCCGCCAAACTTTTCCGTCCAACTCGGGGGCTCGTGGCGAGAAGAAAAATGGTGCCCCCTGGCCGATCGGCCCTTTCTAAGCGGCGCACGCGAACCCTCTCTCTGTGTCTGCCATTCAAGTCAATGGGAGAAACAGGCCCCTACGTACGGCCCGACTCGAAACGCTTGGAAAGCGGCTAGGGCCCTCAAACTCGGGGGCCCGTGGCGGCGGTGCGTGGCGAGTTTCGGGGCCCTGAGACCTTCCGTCTCCGTACGGGAGACGTCCCGCTCCGCGCTTATGCGCGTACCGACTTTCCATACACGTGCTCCCTTTTTTGACCTTTCGATCCCTGAACGAGGTCGTAGGGCCGCCAAACTTTTCCGCCTGACTCGTGGGGTCGGGGCGAGAAGGAAAACGGCGCCCCCTAGCGGATCGGCCCTCGCGAAGTCTGCGGAATCGGCGTACGAGAACCCACTACGGCGCACCAATGCGAGTAATGGGCGACTTGGATGTTGCTACGAAGGTCCCAGGGGCCCCAAATTTTGCACGGTGGCTCCTGGGGGCCCCCCGAGCGACATACTTAAAGAGCCTGGCTCTAGGGCCAAGGGAACAAAATTCCAGCCTCTGACCCCAATTTTCTCTCAAGATCCTCTGTCACTCTTGGGTTGTCAGAGGATTCTGAGTGATTTTTGGTTCCGAAAGACCAACTTTTTTCCAGAAGGTCCTAGGGTTTCGCGCTTCGGGGAGTCCGAATCTCAAATCTCGAGACGTTACGACCTTTCGTCTCCGTACGGGGGCCGTCCCAagctatatttataaaatactgCATTGGCGTACGCTCAAGTCTTTTTTGACCTTTCGACCCCTGAAATAGGTCCTAGGGCCGCCAAACTTTTCCGCCCGACTCGGGGGACCGTGGCGAGAAGATAAACGGCGCCCCCTAGCGGATCGGCCCTTTGGAAGTCTTTTTTTCCCCGTGCATCCAAAACCGCCGCACTCTAGCGCCGAGGCGAGACCTCCTCAGCCTCTGAAGCAGATCTCTCTCTCGAGGCTCTTTCACTTATACACTCAAAGAggcctttaaattattttgtggCGGGGGAGGGGCAATTTTACGGGAAGGTCCTAGAGCTTCGCGCTTCGGGGCCATCGGTCGGGGGCCCCCGGAGAGTCGGAATCTAAAATCTCGAGGCCCCGCGACCTTCCGTCTCCGCGCGGGAGACGTCCTGCTTTATACCTATGCCACTTTTGCTACGAAGGTCCCGCGGGCCCCAGATTTTGCACGTTGGCCCCTGGGGGCCCCCCGACCGACATACAGAAAGCGCCCGGCTGTAACCCTGAGGCTGTAACCCCGCCCGGCTGTAACGCACGTTTTTGGCGGGACCATATACATAATATttactttataatatatataataataatatatatatatatatatatatatatatatataattaaaattaaattatattaaatattaatttataaataatatatatatttatttattaagtcTATGGGCGGGACCACAGGCTGGTCCACTCGGAGGTTGCTTCAGGACCGCAtgtggcccgcgggccgccaatTGAATAGCCCTGGTCTAGTGTGTTAACCGggaacatactctgggttggctgaacttactcccggacgcatttttggaaccagcataccttgagtaagcaaggtttgggttaatcaaccgagagttcagggtatatgtgacagtaagttaaccctgctttctggaatacaccACCCCTGATCtgcccaaaaaataaataaatcggttactgtgtttgtttttatagggtTAAAGTCCAGATATCAAACTGTAGTGTCTGCATCAAATGAAATGTACAATAGTGATTTTACATAGAAAACCCACTAAAAGAAATGTGTCtgttttaatgtttcaaattacttttcttttttaattaattattttttgtgctATATTAACCCTTTTTGTATTTCACCCATAAACTAAACGCATTAAGCATGTATACCTGTCTATTTTAAAGCATCTTATGCTAATTCAGAACTTCATTCTGTTTCTCCATTAAAATATTGACAGATatctagaaaagtagtaaagaactGTAAGAAAGTCAGTTAAAagcacaaagacaaaaataattgttcatATTTGAGGTCCACAAATCCCCTCAGTCTGTTGatagcaatgaaatgagctttaagtgtcaatttacagcagatctgaagacatcagcataataaatgagttgaaaacaggaactattgacatgaaataaagagtgttttcagcagtttctctgttaatattgatgatcctcagactatcaatactcattcaacaagacattcagatcatctcactttattttGAGTGTTTGCTGATAGAAACTGATTATTGGAGTCAGGATATATGAGAAAATCCTATAAACAGCTTTAATTAAagacaatactgttatttctcacaatgtGACACCAATATCTAGATATGCAGTTAATCTAATATTCAACAAATGGCCAGTaaagtgagatttgaaaaatgttcatattgattgtcaacatcaggtcaaaatacagattattttacatttattttatatcttgTTCAAAATTTGCAACAACGTAACCAAAATTTTAGAcatgtttcaaaataaaaaacagtaatatcagAAAACACCAAACTGTATCAAGTAAATTCACTAGAATGGCTGACATGGTTTTAAGCTTGACTTAAGCAAAATCTGATTTATAGTTATtgataaagttgtatttttcataaaatgtagAAGTTATTCATAAATAAAAGTTGGTGTCAAAATATGTCAATAATTGTGATTCATCAACATATTTAATAATTCTCACTACAGAAACTTTTGATTTgtctataatgttttaaatataataattgtttCAGGGACATAATATATAAAAGGCATCAAAGTGATCAGAATATTGTATAGCAGTCGTCTACTTCAGTACATGAAGGTTCACTTTTAAGTTCTTTCACTTCATAATCCTCATTTTGAATTACTTTTATATActgaaaattaactatttttgtaatttcagagctgatggaagtgaaggaggagagtgaagaactgagtgaagtggaggagaaacatcatgacaaacctggagaaaaacctttgagtcactcaaagactaaaaagacatttttaaagaaaagagacAAGAAATCTACAatctgcactcagtgtggaaagagtttctcaaccaaacaacatcttgatgttcacatgagagttcatacaggagaaaagccgttcacatgtgatcagtgtgggaagagatTCACACAAAAAGGACAAATTAAGgaacacatgagagttcacactggagagaaatcACACatatgtgatcagtgtgggaagagtttcacaacaaaacaaagtcTTGAGATTCACAGTGCAATTCATACCGGAGAGAAGAAATTTGCATGTAATGAATGCGGCAAAACATTTCTCTGGGCATCAAATCTGAAGAAACATCTGAcagttcatacaaaggagaagccacattcatgttctgtgtgtggaaagagtttttcacggCTGTATTATTTACAAGAACATCAGAAaatacacactggtgtgagagagtacatgtgctttgagtgtgagaagacgtTTACTGCAGCAAACAGTTTAAAACatcaccagagaattcacaatggagaaaaacctttcaagtgttcacagtgtgacaagagattcattcagtcatcatctctgaaaacacatgagaagatccacactggagaaaaaccttacaagtgttcacactgtgacaagagatttaATCAGTCAGGaacactgaaaacacatgagatcatccacactggagaaaaacctttcaagtgttcacagtgtgacaagagattcaatctgtcatcatctctgaaaacacacgagatcatccacactggagaaaaaccttacaagtgttcacagtgtgacaagagattcaataagtcatcatctctgaaaagacatgagaggatccacagcagagagaaaccgcacacgtgtgatcagtgtggaaagagtttcacttttaaaagtaacctgaaggtacacatgaagatcca from Megalobrama amblycephala isolate DHTTF-2021 linkage group LG5, ASM1881202v1, whole genome shotgun sequence encodes the following:
- the LOC125268124 gene encoding zinc finger protein 431-like gives rise to the protein MRVHTGEKPFTCDQCGKRFTQKGQIKEHMRVHTGEKSHICDQCGKSFTTKQSLEIHSAIHTGEKKFACNECGKTFLWASNLKKHLTVHTKEKPHSCSVCGKSFSRLYYLQEHQKIHTGVREYMCFECEKTFTAANSLKHHQRIHNGEKPFKCSQCDKRFIQSSSLKTHEKIHTGEKPYKCSHCDKRFNQSGTLKTHEIIHTGEKPFKCSQCDKRFNLSSSLKTHEIIHTGEKPYKCSQCDKRFNKSSSLKRHERIHSREKPHTCDQCGKSFTFKSNLKVHMKIHAVEKPHHHSLKSNK
- the LOC125268125 gene encoding uncharacterized protein LOC125268125 — protein: MTIAEVEAAKTGSQEGCFMINISTHKTNQAFGAAQLALSGEEYGWLADFLDMRPYLVGGEHAHYFFFTSKPSSCKNLNQYFQEAWAGMGLPGSPTFTDIRTSIASHAKNLHTSGDRQKVAQFMCHDTSTADRFYALNLDARQAAEHCRLFEVAVEGEDAAPGSPKAEKRPKGEKAGKEFGQAPGTYHQPAHLLQPVALWQPVGGATPGGIRFRDDYAVQAAQTGHAKEEGIPSGSPITPEADDAAEGCQEGTETNSFLLNFYLPFFYCSVYCVLVFFLCFFIVE